A portion of the Nitrospinota bacterium genome contains these proteins:
- a CDS encoding cation:proton antiporter, with protein MDPVFKHLLILMVVVWTVAVVLRRIGLPTIFGELVAGVTLGPAVLGWVQPNEIIEVLAQMGIFFLMLHAGVTTEPREFFKAVKSSIGVAVVGALVPFAVSFSVARAFGLSIEPAVFVGLTMTATAVVVTLKIFQDLNLHKTRLSRLVVAVSVVDAMLTLLIFSIVISIFNGKSINAEDILIIVAKVVGFFGLVIVTGKWFYPFFKHPFRHREGKGFTFVLILGLTFGLLAEAIGLHMILGAYMAGLFFREEVAHKILIEKVEDRLYGIAYSFLGPIFFISLGFHVTFDALQGQGLGFVLALTSACAVGQIVSAGGMARREGFSWLESLTVGVGMMGRAEMAFVLAALGLSMNAISEDVFSILIFVTFLMNMLAIIGLKVCAIYLKKEGLAGDDKILEGIG; from the coding sequence ATGGACCCTGTATTCAAGCATCTCTTGATTCTGATGGTGGTGGTATGGACCGTGGCGGTGGTTCTGCGCCGCATTGGTCTGCCCACCATTTTTGGCGAGTTGGTTGCGGGGGTGACTTTAGGCCCTGCGGTTCTGGGCTGGGTGCAACCCAATGAGATCATAGAAGTTCTGGCCCAGATGGGGATTTTCTTTCTGATGCTCCATGCGGGCGTCACCACGGAACCGAGGGAATTTTTTAAAGCGGTAAAAAGTTCTATCGGTGTGGCGGTGGTGGGCGCGCTGGTTCCTTTTGCGGTGAGTTTCTCCGTCGCCAGGGCTTTTGGCCTTTCAATAGAACCGGCGGTGTTCGTGGGTCTCACCATGACGGCAACGGCTGTGGTCGTGACCCTGAAAATTTTTCAGGACCTTAACCTGCATAAGACCCGCCTGTCTCGCCTGGTGGTTGCTGTGTCCGTCGTCGATGCCATGCTGACCCTCCTCATTTTCAGCATCGTGATAAGCATTTTCAATGGAAAATCCATAAATGCCGAAGATATTCTTATCATCGTCGCCAAGGTGGTAGGTTTTTTCGGGTTGGTGATAGTTACTGGAAAATGGTTTTACCCATTCTTCAAGCATCCTTTTCGGCACCGCGAGGGCAAGGGGTTCACCTTCGTTCTCATCCTGGGCCTCACTTTTGGATTGCTGGCTGAGGCCATCGGCCTGCACATGATACTTGGGGCCTATATGGCGGGCCTTTTCTTCCGCGAAGAGGTCGCTCACAAAATCCTGATCGAAAAAGTTGAAGACCGGCTTTACGGGATCGCCTATTCTTTCCTGGGCCCCATTTTTTTCATATCGCTGGGTTTCCATGTGACCTTTGATGCGCTTCAAGGGCAGGGGTTGGGGTTTGTGCTGGCGCTCACCTCGGCATGCGCTGTGGGCCAGATTGTCAGCGCCGGAGGCATGGCCCGCAGGGAAGGGTTTTCCTGGTTAGAATCCCTGACCGTCGGCGTGGGAATGATGGGGCGGGCTGAGATGGCTTTCGTTCTTGCCGCCCTCGGGCTCAGCATGAATGCGATCAGCGAAGACGTGTTTTCTATCCTTATCTTCGTCACCTTCCTGATGAACATGCTGGCCATCATCGGTCTCAAGGTGTGTGCCATCTACCTGAAAAAGGAAGGTCTTGCAGGGGACGATAAAATACTTGAGGGAATCGGATAG
- a CDS encoding helicase, which translates to MPKLNNFKVKIETGDQGTQGPVQFNINNHTLPFENPTGETGAGGVFEGGFNVNSFAHSLTLVGPQEGQWHIKRVQVDFDCESVKPYSVTFGEVTLDDASQLDIWQDPPLPTFDV; encoded by the coding sequence ATGCCTAAATTGAATAATTTTAAGGTAAAAATCGAAACGGGGGATCAGGGAACGCAGGGACCCGTGCAGTTCAATATCAATAATCACACCTTACCCTTTGAAAACCCCACGGGTGAAACTGGGGCGGGGGGTGTTTTTGAGGGCGGATTTAATGTCAACAGTTTTGCCCACAGTTTGACCCTGGTAGGTCCTCAGGAGGGCCAATGGCATATCAAAAGGGTCCAGGTCGATTTCGATTGTGAAAGCGTGAAACCGTACTCTGTGACCTTTGGCGAAGTGACACTCGATGATGCCAGTCAGTTGGATATCTGGCAGGACCCGCCTCTGCCCACGTTTGACGTTTAG
- a CDS encoding isoprenylcysteine carboxylmethyltransferase family protein: MASFYINLNFGIYLAVFGWALIRNFNFNIILVGCIYLAPLIPLGLTPENADRFLLVSFFNTIFGVIELIIFVVTVKKEDVTFNRPFIEQLFGHSLPIGAALIGLSYVARMTAIPVAPVELTFILALFVGGSLMRVAAVYQLGALAFKFDIAFRDKQTLKTDQLYGLMRHPSYTAMMIVILAFAVTTHSWLAAIPGILSAWFGFQFRIHHEEKALAEQYGPDYENFRSRTGMWLPGVSRG, from the coding sequence ATGGCATCGTTCTACATAAACCTCAATTTCGGAATCTACCTGGCCGTGTTCGGCTGGGCTCTGATCCGCAATTTCAACTTCAACATCATTCTGGTGGGTTGTATTTATCTGGCCCCGTTGATTCCTCTCGGGCTGACCCCGGAAAATGCCGACCGTTTTCTTCTGGTGTCGTTTTTTAATACGATTTTTGGCGTTATAGAATTGATAATTTTCGTTGTCACCGTAAAAAAAGAGGATGTGACTTTTAACCGGCCGTTTATCGAGCAATTGTTCGGTCACTCGCTACCCATCGGCGCGGCCCTGATCGGTTTGTCCTATGTTGCGCGAATGACCGCCATTCCCGTTGCCCCGGTCGAGTTGACTTTTATCCTGGCATTGTTTGTCGGGGGATCGTTGATGCGTGTGGCGGCGGTTTACCAGTTGGGGGCTTTGGCGTTTAAATTCGACATTGCCTTCAGGGATAAGCAGACTTTGAAAACCGATCAGTTGTACGGTCTGATGCGGCATCCCTCCTACACGGCAATGATGATCGTCATCCTCGCCTTTGCCGTAACCACCCATTCCTGGCTGGCGGCCATTCCTGGCATATTGTCCGCCTGGTTCGGGTTTCAGTTTCGTATTCATCATGAAGAAAAAGCCCTGGCCGAACAATATGGCCCGGACTACGAGAACTTCCGCTCCAGAACGGGGATGTGGCTGCCAGGTGTTAGCAGAGGATAA
- a CDS encoding dicarboxylate/amino acid:cation symporter, with protein sequence MKNNNFLLYLMLTGIASGVICGWFFGQEMQAVAWIGEIFLKLLKMLVIPLIISSIIVGVSGLGDIRKVGMTGAITLAYFTITTAISVSLGLIVVNIIKPGAGLKMVSDGLPAKVAEKEAVGITDILQSFVSDNLVHSMVQMEILPIIIFSLVFGGVLTTLGEKGKPVIAFFDGVNEAIMKVVHLIMVVAPVGVFALIASKLGAAGGGDLFLAELMKLGKYTLTVALGLLIHAAVVLPLILYFVTRRNPLVYLKNASEAVTTAFSTASSSATLPVTIECAEEKNNVSRKASLFVLPLGATVNMDGTALYESVAALFIAQMLGIELGFGEQMIVFLTATLAAVGAAGIPEAGLVTMVMVLHAVGLPLEGIGMLLSIDWFLDRLRTATNVWGDSIGAAVVDTLEAKYVEGGNKN encoded by the coding sequence ATGAAAAATAACAATTTTCTTTTATACCTGATGCTTACGGGGATTGCCTCCGGGGTGATTTGTGGGTGGTTTTTTGGCCAGGAAATGCAGGCGGTTGCCTGGATCGGGGAAATTTTTCTCAAACTCCTCAAGATGCTGGTGATTCCGCTGATCATTTCCTCGATAATCGTGGGAGTCTCCGGTCTTGGAGACATCCGCAAGGTGGGCATGACGGGAGCCATCACCCTTGCCTATTTCACGATCACTACCGCTATTTCCGTCAGCCTGGGACTGATCGTGGTCAATATCATTAAACCGGGTGCAGGTTTGAAAATGGTTTCGGATGGACTGCCGGCTAAAGTAGCGGAAAAGGAGGCGGTGGGAATCACCGATATCCTGCAAAGCTTTGTTTCGGACAACCTGGTGCACTCCATGGTCCAGATGGAAATTCTTCCTATCATCATTTTCTCGCTGGTGTTTGGTGGCGTTCTGACCACGTTGGGAGAAAAGGGAAAACCGGTCATCGCTTTTTTCGACGGCGTGAATGAAGCCATCATGAAAGTGGTGCATTTGATCATGGTTGTGGCTCCTGTCGGTGTGTTCGCCTTGATTGCTTCCAAATTGGGAGCGGCGGGGGGAGGGGACTTATTTTTGGCAGAATTGATGAAGCTGGGAAAATATACACTGACGGTAGCTTTGGGCCTGCTGATTCACGCGGCGGTGGTTTTGCCTCTGATCCTTTATTTTGTTACCCGAAGAAACCCCTTAGTCTATTTAAAAAATGCCAGCGAGGCGGTGACCACGGCCTTTTCCACGGCGAGCAGTTCAGCGACCCTGCCGGTAACGATAGAATGCGCCGAGGAGAAAAATAATGTTTCCCGTAAAGCCTCATTATTTGTGCTTCCTCTGGGAGCGACCGTCAATATGGACGGGACGGCCTTATACGAGTCGGTAGCCGCTCTCTTCATTGCGCAAATGTTGGGGATCGAGCTGGGATTTGGAGAGCAAATGATTGTTTTTCTGACCGCCACCCTGGCGGCCGTGGGAGCGGCTGGAATTCCCGAAGCGGGTCTGGTTACTATGGTCATGGTATTGCATGCTGTGGGGTTGCCGCTGGAGGGCATTGGTATGTTGCTGTCCATCGATTGGTTTCTCGACCGACTCCGCACGGCCACCAATGTCTGGGGCGATTCCATTGGCGCCGCAGTCGTGGACACTTTGGAAGCGAAATACGTAGAGGGAGGGAATAAAAATTGA
- a CDS encoding sulfite exporter TauE/SafE family protein, whose translation MIIKIVLGFMVGILSSGSGLGGGFLVVPFLVYLGHEAKIAVGTSVLFVALVAVSSLWAHSRLGNVDLKTGLLLAAGGILGAQLGPQVLANISDQNFKRGFSFLLIATGIWLLVNSKS comes from the coding sequence TTGATCATCAAGATTGTGCTGGGATTTATGGTTGGAATCCTTTCATCCGGTTCCGGGTTGGGGGGAGGGTTTCTGGTGGTTCCATTTTTGGTCTATTTAGGCCACGAGGCGAAAATCGCGGTGGGAACTTCTGTTCTTTTTGTGGCGCTGGTAGCGGTTTCCTCACTCTGGGCGCATTCCCGGTTAGGAAATGTGGATCTAAAAACCGGCCTTTTGCTTGCCGCAGGAGGAATTTTGGGTGCCCAGCTGGGGCCCCAGGTATTGGCGAATATATCAGATCAGAATTTTAAAAGAGGATTTTCATTTCTTCTCATCGCGACGGGGATCTGGTTGCTCGTCAATTCCAAATCATGA
- a CDS encoding YraN family protein has product MTKKRLDFGKKGEQAAASFLKKQGYRILKKNFSVSIGEIDLIAEHKDVLVFIEVKSRTDHSFGHPSMAVTRAKQKKIVQTAQVFLMKHPIKGRQVRFDVVSILPGKEDPDSLRVEVLQDAFRV; this is encoded by the coding sequence ATGACCAAAAAACGTCTGGATTTTGGCAAAAAAGGTGAACAGGCCGCCGCCTCTTTTTTGAAGAAGCAGGGCTACCGCATTTTGAAGAAAAATTTTAGCGTCTCTATCGGGGAAATTGATCTCATCGCCGAGCACAAAGATGTGCTGGTTTTCATCGAGGTCAAATCGCGCACGGATCATTCCTTCGGTCATCCTTCCATGGCCGTAACTCGGGCAAAGCAGAAAAAGATCGTGCAAACCGCGCAAGTCTTCCTCATGAAGCATCCCATCAAAGGCCGGCAAGTTCGTTTTGACGTGGTTTCCATCCTGCCCGGTAAGGAAGATCCGGATTCGTTGCGGGTTGAAGTGCTTCAGGATGCTTTCCGTGTATAA
- a CDS encoding formylglycine-generating enzyme family protein, with product MKDKNLMIGIIGCFAITVLFLLVIIWEIKKSVDHDKVVAKLAVKAKNVEIDDNRDFSIFETLVGDDAREMILIPEGVFTRGSDSGGFDEKPQQEIYLDAFYVDKYEVTVESYNKFRRAANYIEPAVPFFQGDHTVLQTPGFPVVGVSWLDAVNFCKWAGKRLLTEAEWEKAARGTHGLVYPWGNKILPKRTNLAGKADGFEFMAPVGSFPMGRSVYGVYDMGGNVSEWVEDWYDQFYYQTAPLMNPTGVDNSKNRVFRGGSWDSRTVDIRAAKRFAATPGRKDAVVGFRCGRSKSASE from the coding sequence ATGAAAGATAAAAACCTGATGATAGGCATCATCGGCTGTTTTGCGATAACCGTATTATTTCTTCTGGTGATTATATGGGAAATCAAGAAATCCGTTGACCACGATAAAGTCGTTGCCAAATTGGCTGTCAAAGCCAAAAACGTCGAAATTGATGATAACCGGGACTTCAGTATCTTTGAAACCCTGGTGGGTGATGACGCCAGAGAAATGATTCTCATTCCCGAAGGGGTCTTTACCCGAGGGTCGGACTCTGGTGGGTTCGATGAAAAGCCCCAGCAGGAAATCTACCTCGATGCTTTTTATGTTGATAAATACGAGGTGACTGTTGAGTCCTACAATAAATTCAGAAGAGCCGCCAACTACATAGAACCTGCAGTTCCCTTTTTTCAGGGGGACCATACCGTTTTGCAAACTCCTGGCTTTCCGGTGGTCGGAGTTTCATGGCTTGATGCTGTAAACTTTTGCAAGTGGGCGGGCAAGCGTTTATTGACAGAAGCGGAGTGGGAAAAAGCGGCCCGTGGAACCCACGGTCTGGTTTACCCGTGGGGAAATAAAATCTTGCCTAAAAGAACAAATTTAGCCGGTAAGGCCGATGGTTTTGAGTTTATGGCCCCGGTTGGTAGTTTCCCCATGGGACGTAGCGTTTACGGTGTCTATGATATGGGCGGGAATGTCTCGGAGTGGGTTGAGGATTGGTACGATCAATTTTATTATCAGACAGCTCCTCTCATGAACCCTACCGGGGTGGATAACAGCAAAAACAGGGTATTTCGAGGTGGCTCCTGGGATTCCCGAACGGTCGATATTCGGGCCGCAAAACGGTTTGCTGCAACGCCGGGCCGCAAAGACGCTGTTGTCGGGTTTCGCTGTGGCCGCTCCAAATCGGCTTCCGAATAA
- a CDS encoding NifU family protein, translating to MSLVKKLKNIFAGSEPAIDESNSTPTVDTEVSASAAPVETADVPANFPNLPKERRVIKASIIDGNANSQPSSEILIKAQPSVTGDQCVFMVNRTLMEGHSWFFASFEHAAESTLAEALFSLDDVETVLVLESTLTVTRKDKTIVDWRPLAGDVGTAVRGVLEQGGALIAEKIIKELPTEESIREGIQKVIDAEVNPGVAGHGGNVTLLDVKGNTVTIKMGGGCQGCSAADLTLKQGIHTSFRNAVPKVGAILDETDHSAGVNPYF from the coding sequence GTGTCTCTGGTGAAAAAATTAAAGAATATTTTTGCGGGAAGCGAACCCGCCATAGATGAGAGCAATTCCACCCCTACGGTGGATACGGAGGTCAGTGCTTCCGCGGCCCCTGTGGAAACTGCCGATGTGCCGGCCAATTTTCCAAATCTGCCCAAGGAACGCCGGGTGATCAAGGCTTCTATCATTGACGGAAATGCGAATTCTCAGCCGTCGAGTGAAATTCTAATTAAAGCGCAACCGTCCGTCACAGGAGACCAATGCGTTTTTATGGTGAACCGAACGCTGATGGAAGGACATTCCTGGTTTTTTGCAAGTTTTGAACATGCGGCGGAATCGACTTTGGCTGAGGCGTTATTCAGCCTCGATGACGTGGAAACAGTGCTGGTTCTGGAGTCCACTCTTACAGTGACGCGCAAGGATAAAACCATTGTCGACTGGCGACCTCTCGCTGGGGATGTGGGAACGGCAGTGCGCGGGGTTCTGGAGCAGGGCGGCGCGTTGATTGCTGAAAAAATTATCAAGGAATTGCCTACGGAAGAGTCCATCCGTGAAGGCATCCAAAAAGTGATCGATGCGGAGGTCAATCCGGGAGTCGCCGGACATGGAGGCAATGTCACTTTACTGGACGTGAAGGGAAACACTGTGACCATTAAGATGGGAGGCGGTTGTCAGGGATGCAGTGCCGCAGACTTGACTCTCAAACAGGGGATTCACACCTCTTTTCGTAACGCGGTTCCAAAGGTGGGGGCGATTCTGGATGAAACGGATCACTCCGCTGGCGTGAACCCTTATTTTTAA
- a CDS encoding ATP-dependent Clp protease adaptor ClpS translates to MTTETLPFAPGIDEETGRSTDRAYLPQYNVIMWNDETTTMEFVVRVLVNLFSKSYETAEELMYEIHHKGSSRVATMPLEQAEFKVEQVHMAASMEQFPFTCTIEPAS, encoded by the coding sequence ATGACAACAGAAACATTACCATTTGCTCCAGGCATTGACGAAGAAACGGGTCGTTCCACCGATAGAGCGTACCTCCCACAGTATAACGTTATTATGTGGAATGACGAAACCACCACCATGGAATTCGTCGTTCGTGTTTTGGTCAACCTGTTCAGCAAAAGTTACGAAACAGCGGAAGAGTTGATGTATGAGATTCATCATAAGGGATCATCTCGTGTCGCAACCATGCCTTTGGAACAGGCGGAGTTTAAAGTGGAGCAGGTTCACATGGCCGCTTCAATGGAACAATTCCCCTTTACCTGCACGATAGAACCCGCCTCCTAG
- a CDS encoding citrate synthase, producing the protein MVETVKLTYQGKTYEFPVVEGTCGEKAFDISTLRSDTGLITLDPGFLSTGSCESNITFLEGNQGILLHRGIPIEQLAEKSTFLETAYLLIYGDLPTQRELDDFNFHITHHSMLHESMKNFYDGFPNNPHPMAVTSAVVGSLATFYENQLNVRDEREIEITIHRLIAKLPTIAAYSYKKSIGQPLPYPDNSLDYTTNFLKMMFSTPCEPYEVDPLAAKALDVLLIVHADHEQNCSTSTVRLVGSSMCNLFASVSAGIYALWGPLHGGANQAVIEMLQEIHDGEGGVQKYIQRAKDPEDSFRLMGFGHRVYKNFDPRSRIIKTLAHEILKKLGTKEPLLEIALELEEIATKDEYFVEKKLYPNVDFYSGIIYKALNFPVNMFPVLFAMGRLPGWIAQWKELQEDKSFKIGRPRQIYKGHAQRDYLPIEQRK; encoded by the coding sequence ATGGTAGAAACCGTCAAGCTCACCTATCAGGGAAAGACCTATGAGTTTCCAGTAGTAGAAGGAACCTGCGGAGAAAAAGCTTTCGATATTTCAACCCTGCGTTCGGATACGGGTCTGATCACCCTGGACCCAGGATTTCTCAGCACCGGGTCTTGCGAGAGCAACATCACCTTTCTGGAAGGCAATCAGGGGATTTTATTGCACCGGGGCATTCCTATCGAACAACTGGCGGAAAAAAGCACCTTCCTGGAAACCGCTTATCTTTTAATTTATGGAGACCTGCCCACTCAAAGAGAACTGGATGATTTTAATTTTCACATCACCCATCATTCCATGCTGCACGAATCCATGAAGAATTTTTACGACGGATTCCCCAACAACCCGCATCCCATGGCCGTAACCAGCGCCGTGGTCGGTTCCCTGGCAACATTTTACGAAAACCAGTTGAACGTTCGGGATGAACGGGAAATTGAAATCACCATCCATCGTCTCATCGCAAAATTACCTACAATAGCCGCATACAGTTATAAAAAGTCCATCGGCCAGCCCCTGCCCTATCCGGACAACTCTCTGGACTACACCACTAATTTTTTAAAAATGATGTTCTCCACTCCCTGTGAGCCTTACGAAGTAGACCCTCTGGCCGCAAAAGCTCTGGACGTTTTATTGATCGTGCATGCCGACCATGAACAAAACTGTTCCACCAGCACCGTGCGACTGGTGGGCAGTTCCATGTGCAATCTGTTTGCCTCCGTTTCCGCAGGGATATACGCTCTTTGGGGCCCCCTGCATGGAGGCGCGAACCAGGCGGTGATCGAAATGCTTCAGGAAATTCATGATGGAGAGGGTGGAGTTCAAAAATATATTCAGCGAGCCAAGGACCCGGAGGATTCTTTTCGTCTCATGGGATTCGGCCACCGCGTCTATAAAAACTTCGACCCGCGAAGCCGGATCATAAAAACACTGGCCCATGAAATTCTGAAGAAACTGGGAACCAAGGAACCCTTGCTGGAAATTGCCCTTGAACTGGAAGAGATCGCCACCAAGGATGAATATTTTGTGGAAAAGAAACTCTATCCCAACGTGGATTTTTATTCTGGAATCATTTATAAAGCCCTGAACTTTCCCGTTAATATGTTCCCGGTGCTATTCGCAATGGGACGGTTGCCGGGCTGGATCGCCCAATGGAAGGAATTACAGGAAGACAAAAGTTTTAAGATCGGGCGTCCCCGTCAAATATACAAAGGCCATGCTCAACGGGATTACCTCCCAATTGAACAAAGAAAATGA
- a CDS encoding DUF1566 domain-containing protein encodes MSRFIDNENETITDTETGLTWFKKDSRQISGKWMHLEKSEKFAAEQNAAKFGGFDDWRVPKLEDIKTIFDNNFSLMDFGKNEIHIPPAFEPGCADSTWTDTINGERAMMFSLVKGRSSWINKFGEGPFAVRLVRGTRKES; translated from the coding sequence ATGTCCAGATTCATAGATAATGAAAACGAAACAATCACCGACACTGAAACCGGCTTGACCTGGTTTAAAAAAGATTCACGGCAAATAAGTGGAAAGTGGATGCATCTTGAAAAGTCTGAAAAATTCGCCGCCGAGCAAAACGCCGCGAAATTTGGCGGCTTTGATGACTGGCGGGTGCCGAAATTGGAAGATATAAAAACCATTTTCGATAACAACTTCAGCCTCATGGACTTTGGTAAAAATGAGATCCACATCCCTCCTGCCTTTGAACCGGGATGCGCAGACAGCACCTGGACGGATACAATCAACGGAGAACGCGCGATGATGTTCAGTCTGGTGAAGGGTCGCTCAAGCTGGATCAATAAATTTGGGGAAGGGCCTTTTGCCGTCAGGCTGGTGCGGGGAACCCGGAAGGAATCCTGA
- a CDS encoding DUF3108 domain-containing protein — MFQLFSQTISFFRLASGKKILAAGFSILLLFFIIRFPFEAQSNPKNSLPYGQYASFQPEGDIRRFVGETLYFDISFLWFENAATAYVGFYEKNGVYYAYLDAQTKGFVGFFTAYRRHIYQANFEIIDGGKRVRAKKFMRKVIEGGNVERADHFFDYQTREHQWSQYKNGDLEESEKEKIPPETNFDDVLTAFYNFRNGVYGLIRKGEKYTIKTIPEKGFDEITIHVRDNGEENNVRKAGGSKSGEDLLVDIVVPKSIFNTESGIIRLWASNHFIPIESTVKDYIFLGDLHVTFKERIDQRSERTGITPASTFLPTLQ, encoded by the coding sequence ATGTTTCAATTGTTTAGTCAAACAATCTCTTTCTTTCGACTGGCTTCAGGGAAAAAAATCCTTGCCGCAGGGTTCAGTATTCTTTTGTTATTTTTTATTATCCGCTTTCCCTTTGAAGCTCAATCCAACCCAAAGAATTCTCTACCTTATGGACAATATGCCTCTTTCCAACCAGAGGGGGATATTCGGCGATTCGTTGGAGAAACCCTGTATTTTGATATCAGCTTTTTATGGTTTGAAAATGCCGCCACGGCCTATGTAGGATTTTATGAAAAAAATGGCGTTTATTATGCTTATCTGGATGCCCAAACCAAAGGATTTGTCGGATTTTTCACCGCTTACCGGCGTCACATTTATCAAGCCAACTTTGAAATTATCGATGGAGGCAAGCGGGTCCGCGCCAAAAAGTTTATGAGAAAAGTCATTGAAGGCGGCAATGTAGAAAGGGCGGACCATTTTTTTGACTATCAAACACGGGAACACCAGTGGTCGCAATACAAAAATGGAGACTTAGAAGAATCAGAGAAAGAGAAAATCCCGCCGGAAACCAATTTTGACGATGTACTGACCGCCTTTTATAATTTTCGCAATGGGGTCTACGGCCTCATCCGCAAAGGAGAAAAGTACACCATCAAAACCATACCCGAGAAAGGTTTCGATGAAATTACCATCCATGTAAGAGATAATGGGGAGGAAAATAACGTCAGGAAAGCAGGAGGAAGTAAATCGGGAGAGGATCTTCTGGTCGATATCGTGGTCCCCAAAAGTATTTTTAATACCGAATCAGGAATAATTCGGCTCTGGGCTTCCAATCACTTTATTCCCATCGAATCCACGGTAAAAGATTATATCTTTCTTGGCGACCTTCATGTCACCTTCAAAGAACGAATTGATCAGCGTTCGGAAAGAACCGGAATCACTCCTGCATCCACCTTCTTACCCACCCTGCAGTAA
- a CDS encoding CBS domain-containing protein, which produces MKTKKASEIMTRPVVAVKENASARDVVLQLITGLFSGMPVTNDEGEVVGIITEMDILAAVDDGRELTRTTVKEIMTRDVARANPETTVEELIKILREFHLIRVPIVKDNRLVGIVSRSDILRCLIEPEFETYM; this is translated from the coding sequence ATGAAGACCAAAAAGGCCTCGGAAATAATGACTAGGCCGGTGGTGGCCGTTAAGGAAAATGCCTCAGCCCGGGATGTGGTTCTGCAATTAATCACAGGCCTTTTCAGCGGGATGCCGGTAACCAACGATGAGGGGGAGGTAGTCGGGATCATCACCGAAATGGATATTTTGGCGGCTGTCGATGATGGCAGAGAGCTTACCAGAACAACGGTCAAGGAGATAATGACTCGCGATGTCGCAAGGGCCAATCCCGAAACAACCGTTGAGGAACTCATTAAAATTTTACGGGAATTTCACCTCATTCGGGTCCCAATCGTTAAAGATAATCGATTGGTCGGTATTGTTTCCAGGAGTGACATCCTGAGATGCCTTATTGAACCTGAATTTGAAACGTATATGTGA
- a CDS encoding DUF2203 domain-containing protein, with translation MSQKKYFTLEEANSIVPQLLNEVPRIQTLASDLQNKYPDVKNAWEKHKYNGGSVEGTLYLGTALRLNKIMSDLEGKGCIVKGIREGLVDFLAIREGREVYLCWKAPEKEIQFWHEIDSGFASRQRI, from the coding sequence ATGTCGCAAAAAAAATATTTTACACTTGAAGAAGCCAATTCCATAGTCCCTCAACTTTTAAATGAAGTCCCGCGCATACAGACCCTGGCGTCGGACTTACAAAACAAATATCCCGATGTAAAAAATGCCTGGGAAAAACATAAATACAATGGCGGTAGTGTTGAGGGAACCTTGTATTTAGGGACGGCTTTGAGGCTCAATAAAATCATGAGTGACTTGGAAGGGAAAGGATGCATTGTTAAAGGTATCAGGGAAGGGTTGGTGGATTTTCTTGCCATTCGCGAGGGTCGGGAAGTCTATCTTTGCTGGAAGGCTCCAGAAAAGGAAATTCAATTCTGGCACGAAATCGATTCCGGGTTTGCCAGTCGGCAGAGAATCTGA